The Pelosinus sp. IPA-1 genome window below encodes:
- the prfA gene encoding peptide chain release factor 1 yields MRDKLQAIEDKYLELENLISDPSVMANMEEWQKLTKTHSKMTPIVAKFHEYKEVQQGIADALEMLNDKLDNDFRQMVSAELAELKAKNEVLNEELRILLLPKDPNDDKSVIVEIRGGAGGDEAALFAGDLFRMYTRYAENQGWRTEILDANAPDLGGFKEVVFEIHGDGAYSRLKYESGVHRVQRVPTTESSGRIHTSTVTVAVLPEAEEVDVVIHQNDLRIDTYCASGAGGQHVNKTESAVRIVHLPTGIVVQCQDEKSQLKNKDKAMRVLRAKVLEKAEAEHNAEMAETRKSQVGTGDRSERIRTYNFPQGRVTDHRIGLTLHKLDFVLNGDLDEVINALIATAQSERMQQGE; encoded by the coding sequence ATGCGGGATAAATTGCAGGCCATTGAAGATAAATATCTTGAATTGGAAAACTTAATTAGCGACCCTTCAGTTATGGCTAATATGGAAGAGTGGCAAAAACTTACCAAGACTCATTCTAAAATGACACCTATCGTAGCAAAATTTCACGAGTATAAAGAGGTACAACAAGGAATAGCAGATGCTCTTGAAATGCTTAATGATAAATTGGATAATGATTTTCGGCAGATGGTGTCAGCAGAACTTGCAGAATTAAAAGCTAAAAATGAAGTACTGAATGAAGAATTGCGTATTTTGCTCTTGCCTAAAGATCCTAATGATGACAAAAGTGTAATTGTTGAAATTCGTGGCGGAGCTGGTGGCGATGAAGCTGCCCTATTTGCTGGGGATTTATTTCGTATGTATACTCGATATGCTGAGAATCAAGGTTGGCGCACCGAAATATTGGATGCCAATGCACCGGATTTAGGTGGTTTTAAGGAAGTGGTCTTTGAAATTCACGGGGATGGTGCTTATAGTCGATTGAAATATGAAAGTGGTGTACACCGTGTACAACGTGTTCCCACCACAGAATCAAGTGGACGTATTCATACCTCTACTGTTACAGTGGCTGTATTACCTGAAGCTGAGGAAGTAGATGTAGTAATTCATCAAAACGATCTTCGAATTGATACCTATTGTGCCAGCGGTGCCGGCGGTCAGCATGTCAATAAAACAGAGTCAGCGGTTAGAATTGTTCATTTACCGACAGGCATAGTTGTTCAGTGTCAAGATGAAAAGTCTCAGCTTAAGAATAAGGATAAGGCAATGCGTGTACTCAGAGCTAAGGTGCTAGAGAAAGCGGAGGCAGAACATAACGCGGAAATGGCGGAAACTCGTAAAAGCCAGGTAGGTACAGGGGATCGCAGTGAACGGATTCGTACCTATAATTTCCCTCAAGGAAGGGTGACAGACCATCGGATTGGTTTGACATTGCATAAATT
- a CDS encoding DUF1385 domain-containing protein: protein MKPKVSIGGQAVIEGVMMRGPGMIATAVREPSGEIIIKKEPFTPVNDRYPILKKPMLRGVVALVESLVQGLKALSFSAQAAGEEGEELSNKEIALTMVFSLGLAIVLFVIIPTYAAKYIHSAITDPRLLNLMEGVLRLSIFLVYITAISRMKDIRRVFEYHGAEHKTIHAYEAGVPLDVEHVRTYTTLHPRCGTNFLLIVMIVSIIMFAFLGWPELWIRIVSRIILMPVVAGLAYEIIRFAGKSEAAWVRVAIMPGLLLQKLTTREPSDDQLEVAIKALEAVRTVEEV from the coding sequence ATGAAACCGAAAGTAAGTATTGGTGGGCAAGCAGTCATTGAGGGTGTAATGATGCGTGGTCCTGGCATGATTGCAACTGCCGTCAGGGAGCCTTCAGGTGAGATCATCATCAAAAAGGAACCTTTTACACCTGTTAATGACCGGTATCCCATTTTGAAAAAACCGATGCTAAGAGGTGTCGTTGCCTTGGTTGAGTCTTTAGTACAAGGACTCAAAGCGCTATCTTTTTCAGCCCAAGCGGCTGGTGAAGAAGGGGAAGAATTATCAAATAAGGAAATTGCGCTAACCATGGTTTTTTCTCTTGGCTTAGCCATTGTATTATTTGTAATTATCCCTACCTATGCGGCAAAATATATTCATAGTGCGATTACTGATCCACGATTGTTAAACCTTATGGAAGGCGTGTTGCGACTATCGATCTTCCTAGTATATATTACGGCGATTTCTAGGATGAAGGATATTAGGCGAGTGTTTGAATATCACGGAGCTGAACATAAAACGATTCATGCTTATGAAGCCGGAGTACCCTTGGATGTTGAACATGTGCGGACATATACCACGCTGCATCCTAGATGTGGTACCAACTTTTTGTTGATTGTAATGATTGTAAGTATCATTATGTTCGCTTTTCTAGGCTGGCCAGAGTTATGGATCCGCATTGTTTCTCGTATTATTCTAATGCCGGTAGTAGCAGGTCTTGCTTATGAAATCATTCGTTTTGCAGGAAAAAGTGAAGCGGCATGGGTACGGGTTGCAATTATGCCAGGTTTATTATTGCAGAAATTAACTACTAGAGAACCAAGTGATGATCAACTAGAAGTGGCTATTAAAGCCTTAGAAGCAGTTCGAACAGTAGAAGAAGTATAG